The proteins below are encoded in one region of Deltaproteobacteria bacterium:
- the modA gene encoding molybdate ABC transporter substrate-binding protein gives MDNRLSLIRKVFLVSITLFTLIFGGSATGFSADLLLFAGAGLRQPTDRLIEAFQKETGQTVRVTYAGSGQLMSSILASGQGDLFMPGSLFYIEKLEKMGRIDSFKKVVAHTAVLAVNIRKTNLVRAFDDLARPGLRLALGDPKAMAFGRTALTILSHSPLKDAILKNVVVYGATVKQLAMYVSQGDVDASIIGRADAYQFRDSIQMISVPPDYFEPETIAVAVLKDSEHREAASRFRDFVASKQGIAMFEHFGFLPLAERGGQGARP, from the coding sequence ATGGACAACCGACTATCCCTCATCCGTAAGGTATTTCTGGTCTCAATCACCCTGTTCACCCTGATTTTCGGCGGGTCCGCGACAGGGTTCTCAGCGGACCTGCTCCTTTTTGCCGGGGCCGGGCTCCGTCAGCCCACGGACCGGTTGATTGAAGCATTTCAAAAGGAGACCGGACAGACGGTACGCGTTACCTATGCAGGCAGCGGTCAGCTCATGTCATCCATCCTGGCATCGGGTCAGGGAGACCTGTTCATGCCGGGTTCGTTGTTTTATATTGAGAAACTGGAGAAGATGGGCCGCATCGATTCTTTTAAAAAGGTGGTGGCCCATACCGCGGTATTGGCCGTGAATATTCGTAAGACAAATCTCGTTCGCGCTTTTGACGATCTGGCCCGTCCCGGACTCCGCCTGGCCCTGGGAGATCCAAAGGCCATGGCATTCGGCCGTACGGCCCTGACCATCCTCTCCCATTCGCCCTTGAAGGATGCGATCCTCAAAAATGTGGTGGTGTATGGGGCCACGGTCAAGCAACTGGCCATGTATGTGTCTCAGGGCGATGTGGACGCCTCAATCATCGGAAGAGCCGACGCGTATCAATTCCGGGACAGCATTCAAATGATTTCGGTTCCTCCGGACTACTTTGAACCAGAAACCATTGCCGTTGCCGTACTGAAGGATTCAGAACACCGAGAGGCGGCATCCCGGTTTCGCGATTTCGTGGCGTCCAAACAGGGCATTGCCATGTTCGAACATTTTGGATTCCTTCCACTGGCTGAAAGGGGGGGGCAAGGAGCAAGGCCATGA
- a CDS encoding PadR family transcriptional regulator, translated as MSGPRHGYEILQFLEQGLGPAWSVSTSQLYVLLKRLEKEGWVGSSLEIQDTRPSKRVFSITPAGEIKFLEWLKSPTDHVRDLRIEFLAKLFFFHSLGLQGGDALVDAQIGLLEQVKSGLMAKRRRERDDYKRLVYGFRISTLTGWLNWLKEEAVSFVN; from the coding sequence ATGTCCGGGCCCAGGCACGGTTATGAGATCCTCCAGTTCCTGGAACAAGGACTGGGCCCGGCCTGGAGCGTCAGCACGAGCCAACTCTACGTGCTCCTCAAACGGCTGGAAAAGGAAGGGTGGGTGGGGTCTTCCCTTGAAATCCAGGACACCCGTCCATCTAAACGGGTGTTTTCCATCACGCCGGCCGGCGAAATAAAATTTTTGGAATGGTTGAAAAGTCCCACTGATCACGTGCGGGACCTTCGCATCGAATTCCTGGCCAAACTTTTTTTCTTCCACAGCCTGGGCCTTCAAGGGGGAGATGCCCTGGTTGATGCCCAGATTGGTCTTTTGGAGCAGGTGAAAAGCGGTCTTATGGCTAAAAGACGGAGGGAAAGGGACGACTACAAGCGGTTGGTGTACGGTTTCAGAATTTCCACGCTCACGGGATGGCTCAACTGGTTGAAGGAGGAGGCCGTTTCATTTGTCAATTAA